A DNA window from Hordeum vulgare subsp. vulgare chromosome 1H, MorexV3_pseudomolecules_assembly, whole genome shotgun sequence contains the following coding sequences:
- the LOC123433097 gene encoding mycothiol acetyltransferase, translated as MAAGAADATILELDPSHERAGRVIDDIVRLEKRIFPKHESLARSFHDELKRRNTGLIYSTSGEEVAGYAMYTCTTSLCASITKLAVKESCRRQGLGEALLQAAVDRCRRRRVQRVSLHVDPARTAAVALYRKAGFQVDATIEGYYSAQRNAYRMYMDL; from the exons ATGGCGGCGGGCGCGGCCGATGCGACGATCCTGGAGCTGGACCCTTCGCACGAGCGCGCCGGCCGCGTCATCGACGACATCGTGCGGCTGGAGAAGAGGATCTTCCCGAAGCACGAGTCGCTGGCGCGCTCGTTCCACGACGAGCTCAAGCGCCGGAACACCGGCCTGATCTACTCGACGTCCGGCGAGGAGGTCGCCGGGTACGCCATGTACACCTGCACCACCTCCCTCTGCGCCTCCATCACCAAACTCGCCG TGAAGGAGAGCTGCCGGAGGCAGGGCCTGGGCGAGGCGCTGCTGCAGGCCGCCGTGGACAGGTGCCGGAGGCGGCGGGTCCAGCGGGTGTCCCTCCACGTCGACCCGGCAAGGACGGCCGCGGTGGCGCTTTACCGGAAGGCCGGGTTCCAGGTTGACGCCACCATCGAAGGCTACTACTCTGCACAGAGGAATGCCTACCGGATGTACATGGATCTCTAG
- the LOC123433081 gene encoding E3 ubiquitin-protein ligase AIRP2-like, giving the protein MRKAYRDSLKVLEADIQHANTLATEFPREYDGACLQMRLSFSPAAHIFLFLVQWTDCSLAGALGLMRILIYKVYVDGTTTMSTHERKASIKEFYAVIFPSLLQLQRGITDMEDKKQKAVCMERYRRRDEDEATSLSDVDAEREEECGICMEMNSKVVLPNCTHAMCLRCYQDWNSRSQSCPFCRDNLNKTDPGDLWIYVEDDDVVDMETVSRENLRRLFMYINKLPLIVPDVIFSVYDSHIK; this is encoded by the exons ATGCGGAAGGCGTACAGGGACTCCCTCAAGGTGCTCGAAGCTGACATCCAGCACGCCAACACCCT GGCGACTGAATTTCCACGGGAGTACGATGGCGCGTGCCTGCAGATGCGGCTCTCCTTCAGCCCCGCCGCGCACATATTCCTCTTCCTGGTGCAGTGGACGGACTGCAGCCTCGCTGGGGCTCTCGGGTTGATGAGGATCCTCATATACAAG GTCTACGTCGACGGCACAACCACCATGTCGACCCATGAGAGGAAAGCCAGCATCAAGGAATTCTATG CTGTAATATTTCCTTCTTTGCTGCAACTGCAAAGAGGGATTACTGATATGGAGGACAAGAAGCAGAAGGCCGTGTGCATGGAGAGGTACAGAAGGAGAGATGAAGACGAAGCAACCAGCTTATCTGATGTTGATGCTGAAAGGGAGGAGGAATGTGGGATCTGCATGGAGATGAACAGCAAAGTTGTGTTGCCCAACTGCACACATGCGATGTGTCTCAGATGCTACCAGGACTG GAACTCGAGGTCACAGTCCTGCCCATTCTGCCGTGACAACTTGAATAAGACTGACCCTGGTGACTTGTGGATTTACGTCGAGGATGATGACGTGGTCGACATGGAGACGGTATCAAGAGAGAACCTCAGACGGCTGTTCATGTACATAAACAAGCTCCCTCTGATCGTGCCTGATGTCATCTTCAGTGTCTATGATTCCCACATAAAATGA